GTAAATCCGGTTTCCACATAAACAAACACACAATTTTGGAGGAATTCTTAATGGCAGTCAAAATCAGATTAAAGCGCACAGGCGCAAAAAAAGCACCTTCCTACCGTGTAGTCGTAGCGGATTCCAGATTCCCGCGTGACGGCAGATTCATTGAAGAAATCGGCTACTATAACCCGCTGACCGAACCTTCCGTATTTCAGGTAGACGGCGAAAAGGCCAAGAAGTGGATTGCCAACGGCGCTCAGCCCACAGAGACTGTTAAAGTGCTGTTGAAGAAGAACGGCATCATCGAATAATCAAA
The sequence above is a segment of the Oscillospiraceae bacterium genome. Coding sequences within it:
- the rpsP gene encoding 30S ribosomal protein S16, whose protein sequence is MAVKIRLKRTGAKKAPSYRVVVADSRFPRDGRFIEEIGYYNPLTEPSVFQVDGEKAKKWIANGAQPTETVKVLLKKNGIIE